Proteins encoded in a region of the Sebastes fasciatus isolate fSebFas1 chromosome 9, fSebFas1.pri, whole genome shotgun sequence genome:
- the LOC141774379 gene encoding uncharacterized protein LOC141774379 isoform X4 — protein sequence MNTSANNSNKDHLPIPRGYEYQKVLAEGNNAQVIKCVKPRTRETMVVKIGKNGNDLIHEVKVLEDLREHNMTRFNIVDFFGTVINNGKTGLKFETLDIGLLDYIRKEGGQMHLEDIRKVIEQLAFALYGLKMQGMIHTDVKPDNIMLTNRNRIPLRVKLIDFGKAIYKSDVKPDTDAEPVYNRFLSAPENLLGLPFSEAIDMWSLGCVLGIMLTGRTLFPDTNSHDTLRSMIDLLGPPPKHLIDAGLRSKMFFEKTISDEWILKEHPGSADDSSDAPPDTFHSLETLKAMRLEKYNDKEADQRGACIDLLKEMLRWDGGLRISPNAISNHPFLTRRYHDSIPPLRSCISLTAGIVMVQPAAPENSTHPEKTSDLDSEKCVSPPSGVIMVQPATPKKSIDLDRKKCVSLPSGIIMVQPAAPENRRHLEGTSDLYSETCVSLPSGVVMVQPAASEDNIDLDEESDEDSDASSSSSSGSDLDEDSDEDGETIFSPPSGVIANQPAAPVINIDLEEIPDRDNERIFSLPGGISMVVSTAPKSGTHLDEESDEDSDASSSSSFGSDLDEDSDEDSDASFSPPSGVIANQPAAPENNIDLEEIPDRDNERIFSLPGGISMVVSSAPKSGTHLDEESDEDSDASSSSSSGSDLDEDSDEDGETIFSPPSGVIANQPAAPVINIDLEEIPDRDNERIFSLPGGISMVVSSAPKSGTHLDEESDEDSDASFSPPSGVIANQPAAPENNIDLEEIPDRDNERIFSLPGGISMVVSSAPKSGTHLDEESDEDSDASSSSSSGSDLDEDSDEDGETISSSSSGSDLDEDSDEDGETIFSPPSGVIANQPAAPENNIDLEEIPDRDNERIYSLPCGISMVVSSGPKNSRHLEKTSDEDGETMIHPDNEDLSPDTSDKKKKKKNGFKRFLSWMKKAICPCCNVKNVQD from the exons ATGAATACATCAGCGAACAACTCAAATAAGGACCATCTCCCAATCCCCAGAGGATATGAGTACCAGAAAGTTCTGGCTGAAGGCAATAATGCACAAGTCATCAAGTGTGTGAAACCACGCACTAGAGAGACTATGGTTGTGAAGATTGGCAAAAACGGCAACGACCTCATTCACGAG GTGAAAGTGCTAGAAGACCTCAGGGAGCACAACATGACCAGGTTCAACATTGTGGATTTTTTTGGCACGGTCATCAATAACGGCAAGACTGGTCTGAAGTTTGAGACGTTGGATATCGGCCTTCTGGACTACATTCGAAAAGAAGGCGGCCAGATGCATCTGGAGGACATCCGAAAAGTCATTGAGCAG CTGGCATTCGCATTGTATGGCCTGAAGATGCAGGGCATGATCCATACTGATGTGAAACCAGACAACATCATGCTGACGAATCGCAACAGAATTCCACTGAGGGTGAAACTCATTGACTTCGGCAAGGCAATATACAAATCTGATGTCAAGCCGGACACGGATGCCGAGCCGGTTTACAACAG GTTTTTAAGCGCTCCAGAAAATCTGTTGGGACTCCCGTTTTCTGAGGCCATCGACATGTGGTCTCTGGGCTGCGTGTTGGGGATCATGTTGACTGGCCGGACACTCTTCCCCGACACAAACAGCCATGACACA CTCCGATCCATGATCGACCTCCTGGGTCCACCACCGAAGCACCTCATCGACGCTGGTCTGAGATCCAAGATGTTCTTTGAGAAAACTATCTCCGATGAGTGGATTCTGAAG GAGCACCCGGGATCAGCAGATGACTCCTCAGACGCCCCGCCCGACACGTTCCATTCTCTGGAAACATTGAAGGCG ATGCGTCTGGAGAAATACAATGACAAAGAAGCCGATCAGAGGGGGGCATGCATTGATCTGTTGAAGGAGATGCTCAGGTGGGATGGGGGGTTGAGGATTTCCCCTAATGCTATTTCCAACCACCCATTCTTAACCAGGCGCTACCACGACAGCATACCCCCCCTCAGGTCCTG TATCTCACTGACAGCCGGGATCGTCATGGTTCAGCCCGCCGCCCCTGAGAACAGTACACACCCGGAAAAGACGTCTGATCTGGACAGTGAAAAGTG TGTCTCACCGCCATCCGGTGTCATCATGGTTCAGCCTGCAACCCCCAAGAAGAGCATTGATCTGGACAGAAAAAAGTG TGTCTCACTGCCATCTGGGATCATCATGGTTCAGCCTGCAGCCCCCGAGAACAGAAGACACCTGGAAGGGACGTCTGATCTGTACAGTGAAACGTG TGTCTCACTGCCATCCGGTGTCGTCATGGTTCAGCCTGCAGCCTCCGAGGACAACATTGACCTGGAcgaggagtctgatgaggacaGTGACGCAAG TTCCTCATCGTCATCCGGTTCAGACCTGGACGAGGATTCTGATGAGGACGGTGAAACAAT TTTCTCACCGCCATCTGGTGTCATCGCGAATCAGCCCGCCGCCCCCGTGATCAACATTGACCTGGAAGAGATTCCTGATCGGGACAATGAAAGAAT TTTCTCACTGCCAGGCGGGATCTCCATGGTTGTGTCTACAGCCCCCAAGAGCGGTACACACCTGGAtgaggagtctgatgaggacaGTGACGCAAG TTCCTCATCGTCATTCGGTTCAGACCTGGACGAGGATTCTGATGAGGACAGTGACGCAAG TTTCTCACCGCCATCTGGTGTCATCGCGAATCAGCCCGCCGCCCCCGAGAACAACATTGACCTGGAAGAGATTCCTGATCGGGACAATGAAAGAAT TTTCTCACTGCCAGGCGGGATCTCCATGGTTGTGTCTTCAGCCCCCAAGAGCGGTACACACCTGGAtgaggagtctgatgaggacaGTGACGCAAG TTCCTCATCGTCATCCGGTTCAGACCTGGACGAGGATTCTGATGAGGACGGTGAAACAAT TTTCTCACCGCCATCTGGTGTCATCGCGAATCAGCCCGCCGCCCCCGTGATCAACATTGACCTGGAAGAGATTCCTGATCGGGACAATGAAAGAAT TTTCTCACTGCCAGGCGGGATCTCCATGGTTGTGTCTTCAGCCCCCAAGAGCGGTACACACCTGGAtgaggagtctgatgaggacaGTGACGCAAG TTTCTCACCGCCATCTGGTGTCATCGCGAATCAGCCCGCCGCCCCCGAGAACAACATTGACCTGGAAGAGATTCCTGATCGGGACAATGAAAGAAT TTTCTCACTGCCAGGCGGGATCTCCATGGTTGTGTCTTCAGCCCCCAAGAGCGGTACACACCTGGAtgaggagtctgatgaggacaGTGACGCAAG CTCCTCATCGTCATCCGGTTCAGACCTGGACGAGGATTCTGATGAGGACGGTGAAACAAT CTCCTCATCGTCATCCGGTTCAGACCTGGACGAGGATTCTGATGAGGACGGTGAAACAAT TTTCTCACCGCCATCTGGTGTCATCGCGAATCAGCCCGCCGCCCCCGAGAATAACATTGACCTGGAAGAGATTCCTGATCGGGACAATGAAAGAAT TTACTCACTGCCATGCGGGATCTCCATGGTTGTGTCTTCAGGCCCCAAGAACAGTAGACACCTGGAAAAGACGTCTGATGAGGACGGTGAAACAAT GATCCATCCGGACAACGAAGACCTCTCTCCCGACACTTCTG acaaaaagaagaaaaagaagaacggCTTCAAACGTTTCCTGTCCTGGATGAAGAAGGCCATTTGCCCTTGCTGCAACGTGAAGAACGTGCAGGACTGA